CTAATTCTCCCAAATACCGGCTGGATGAACGTTTCTCTTTGGACTTTCTCAGCATTATGTCCAAATGTATGGAGTGGTAAGCCTGTGCTATCTTGACGAAACGTTCCTGTTTTGGAATCTTCGGAGTAAACTTATAGGCTATCCAGCTTAAATAAGCCGGATCTATTTTTAGTATTTCATGCAGGAAATGCCCGCGATACTTCCCGAAGAAGATAAGGTCATCACCGTTACTCTGCATTCTTTTCTCATTATAATCCACAAGAATAAGGCAGCGCTTTGAATAATAAAATAGGGTACTTGCCATCCGGAGAGACTCGTTAATATCCGACGACAGCTCATGTATGTAAAGAATCGATTGTTTTTCGGGCAGGGGAGAATAGAGCCAAAGGGAATAGTTTGGTTTCCCCGGCCGGGGTGTCACCACCAAGTAAACACCCGCCTCTTTGAAAGAGGCTCTGCCTCGGTTGTATTCATTCAGTTTGGCATACAATAAGGCTTGCTCGTTTTCGGAAATGCCCGGTAATCTAGGGTTAGCCATAATTGTTCTCGCTTTTGTTATATTTCAAATATAGGGAATTTTATTGAGAAAAGCAACTTTTCTGTTTTGAAAAACACTTATTAAAGGAGTTTGTTGTTTCTTTCGTTTGCAATAAATTTATTATTTCCGGGGAATCTCGTACATTTGTATCCATGTAAATTTTCAAAATTCGGATGAAAGAACGAAATAAAAGAGTATTGGTCGGAATGAGCGGCGGCATTGATAGTACCGCCACTTGTCTGATGCTGCAGGAACAAGGATACGAAATAGTAGGAGTAACCATGCGTGTATGGGGTGATGAGCCACAAGATGCAAGGGAATTGGCTGCACGGATGGGAATCGAACATTATGTGGCGGATGAACGTATTCCTTTTAAAGAGGCTATCGTAAAAAACTTCATAGACGAATATAAACAGGGACGTACGCCGAATCCATGTGTGATGTGCAACCCTTTGTTCAAGTTTCGTGTTTTAACGGAGTGGGCGGATAAACTGGATTGTGCTTGGGTGGCTACCGGGCATTATTCCCGTTTGGAAGAACGGAACGGGAATATTTATATAGTAGCCGGAGACGATGATAAGAAAGACCAGTCTTATTTCCTTTGGAGATTGGGACAGGATATACTGAAGCGCTGTATCTTTCCTTTAGGGGATTACACGAAAGTGAAGGTTCGGGAATACCTTGCAGAGAAAGGCTATGAAGCCAAGTCAAAAGAAGGAGAAAGTATGGAAGTCTGTTTTATAAAAGGAGATTATCGCGACTTTCTTCGTGAGCAATGTCCGGAACTGGACACCGAGATAGGTCCGGGATGGTTTGTCAATTCTGAAGGTGTGAAACTGGGACAACATAAAGGTGCACCTTATTATACAATCGGTCAGCGGAAAGGATTGGAGATTGCGTTGGGCAAACCGGCTTATGTATTGAAAATCAATCCGCAGAAAAATACAGTGATGCTCGGTGATGCCGAACAGTTGCAAACTGACTATATGCTGATAGAACAAGATAAGATTGTGGATGAACAAGAATTGTTCCAGTGCGAGAATCTGGCTGTGAGGATTCGTTATCGAAGCCGTCCGTTGCCTTGCCGGGTGAAACGACTGGAGGACGGACGCTTGTTGGTGCATTTTCTTGAGAAGGCTTCGGCTATTGCTCCAGGGCAATCGGCTGTGTTCTATGATGGAAGGCGGGTGCTGGGAGGAGCTTTTATTGCTTCGCAGCGAGGTATCGGATTAGTGATTTTAGAGAACGAAGGATTTTGATTGATTAAAATAAAGATAACTTATGAGGAAATTTGTGTTATTGGTTTTTGCTTTGAATATATGCCTGGGAGTTTCTGCGCAATTCACACCGGGCGATACCTTAAAATATCGTATTAGCCTGAAAGACAAGGCGGCTACGGAATACTCTTTGCAGAAACCGGAAAAATACTTGTCCGGGAAATCCATTGAACGGAGAAAAAGACAGGGCTTGGCAATAGATTCCACCGACTTGCCGGTATGTAAGAAATACGTAGATGCGATACGGAAGAAAGGCGTCCATGTGCTTGTTACCGGAAAATGGGATAACTTCGTCACCGTCTCCTGCAATGACAGTACGTTGATTGATGAAATCGCAAAACTACCCTTTGTGCGTTCTACGGAAAGAGTTTGGAAAGGCATTACTCAAAGAAGCTTTGAGAGGGATTCGCTGATTAACAAACCTTTGCGCTCCGATAGCCTTTACGGACCTGCGGTTGCTCAAATAAGGATGAGCCGTGCGAACCTTCTTCATAAGGCAGGTTTTAAGGGGCAGGGAATGACGATTGCCGTAATTGATGCCGGATTCCATAATGTGGACAGGATAGAGGCAATGAAGAATATCAATATTCTAGGTGTGCGTGACTTTGTAAATCCCGAAGCAGATATTTATGCGGAAAGCAGCCACGGTATGTCTGTTCTCTCTTGCATGGCAATGAATCAGCCGAATGTGATGATCGGCACGGCTCCCGAAGCTTCCTATTGGTTGCTGCGCAGCGAGGACGAATATTCGGAGAATCTGGTGGAACAGGATTATTGGGCGGCGGCAATCGAGTTTGCCGATAGCGTAGGGGTGGATTTGGTTAATACATCCCTCGGATATTATTCGTTTGATGATCCGGCAAAGAATTATCGCTATCGTGATTTGAATGGACATTACGCGCTAATGTCCCGTGAGGCTGCACGGGCTGCGGATAAAGGAATCGTAGTTGTCTGCAGTGCCGGAAATTCCGGTGCGGGGTCATGGAAGAAGATTACCCCGCCGGGAGATGCGGAGAATGTAATCACCGTAGGCGCTGTCAATAAAAGAGGAGAGCTGGCTCCGTTCTCTTCCGTAGGAAATACGTCGGACGGAAGAGTGAAGCCGGATGTTGTTGCCGTAGGATTAGGTTCGGACGTGATGGGAACAGACGGCAATCTTCGCCATGCTAACGGAACTTCCTTCTCTTCTCCGATTATGTGCGGAATGGTAGCTTGCTTGTGGCAGGCTTGTCCGAAACTGACTGCAAAAGAAGTAATAGAATTGGTTCGCCGTTCGGGTGATAGGGCGGACTTTCCGGATAATATATACGGATATGGTATTCCTGATTTATGGAAGGCGTGTTTAACGGTTAACGGAAAAGTGATTAGTGATTAATAACTGGTTACTGTTGCATTAGTTACTAATCATTAATCACTAATCATTATGGACTCTTTTTCCCTTTTAGAACTGAATGCGCTTGTCCGCCGTAGCCTGGAACAATGCCTGCCTGATGAATATTGGATACAGGCAGAATTGAGTGATGTCCGTTCCAATACGACCGGGCACTGCTATCTGGAATTTGTGCAGAAAGATCCTCGTAGTAACAGCCTTATAGCGAAGGCACGCGGTATGATATGGAATAATATCTATCGCTTGTTGAAGCCCTATTTCGAGGAAACTACCGGACAGCTATTTACTTCCGGCATAAAAGTACTGGTGAAAGTGACAGTTCAATTTCACGAACTTTACGGTTACAGCCTGACTGTGCTTGACATCGATCCTACATATACATTAGGAGATATGGCGCGCCGTCGCCGGGAAATATTATTGCAGTTGGAAGAAGAAGGAGTGCTGACGCTGAACAAAGAATTGGAAATGCCGGTTCTGCCGCAACGTATTGCTGTCATATCTTCCGCTACCGCAGCCGGATACGGCGATTTCT
The DNA window shown above is from Bacteroides faecium and carries:
- a CDS encoding exodeoxyribonuclease X C-terminal domain-containing protein, with protein sequence MANPRLPGISENEQALLYAKLNEYNRGRASFKEAGVYLVVTPRPGKPNYSLWLYSPLPEKQSILYIHELSSDINESLRMASTLFYYSKRCLILVDYNEKRMQSNGDDLIFFGKYRGHFLHEILKIDPAYLSWIAYKFTPKIPKQERFVKIAQAYHSIHLDIMLRKSKEKRSSSRYLGELGEKLTDLKLKVTRVRLEDDPYKTRVNGTTPQFFVKQMLTLTDASGNLVVMSIPSKNPSAVSCTLSGIEHEYRLGEIIYVASAKVSRRYESYGSKYTRLSHVKFASLNV
- a CDS encoding S8 family peptidase — protein: MRKFVLLVFALNICLGVSAQFTPGDTLKYRISLKDKAATEYSLQKPEKYLSGKSIERRKRQGLAIDSTDLPVCKKYVDAIRKKGVHVLVTGKWDNFVTVSCNDSTLIDEIAKLPFVRSTERVWKGITQRSFERDSLINKPLRSDSLYGPAVAQIRMSRANLLHKAGFKGQGMTIAVIDAGFHNVDRIEAMKNINILGVRDFVNPEADIYAESSHGMSVLSCMAMNQPNVMIGTAPEASYWLLRSEDEYSENLVEQDYWAAAIEFADSVGVDLVNTSLGYYSFDDPAKNYRYRDLNGHYALMSREAARAADKGIVVVCSAGNSGAGSWKKITPPGDAENVITVGAVNKRGELAPFSSVGNTSDGRVKPDVVAVGLGSDVMGTDGNLRHANGTSFSSPIMCGMVACLWQACPKLTAKEVIELVRRSGDRADFPDNIYGYGIPDLWKACLTVNGKVISD
- the mnmA gene encoding tRNA 2-thiouridine(34) synthase MnmA, with the translated sequence MKERNKRVLVGMSGGIDSTATCLMLQEQGYEIVGVTMRVWGDEPQDARELAARMGIEHYVADERIPFKEAIVKNFIDEYKQGRTPNPCVMCNPLFKFRVLTEWADKLDCAWVATGHYSRLEERNGNIYIVAGDDDKKDQSYFLWRLGQDILKRCIFPLGDYTKVKVREYLAEKGYEAKSKEGESMEVCFIKGDYRDFLREQCPELDTEIGPGWFVNSEGVKLGQHKGAPYYTIGQRKGLEIALGKPAYVLKINPQKNTVMLGDAEQLQTDYMLIEQDKIVDEQELFQCENLAVRIRYRSRPLPCRVKRLEDGRLLVHFLEKASAIAPGQSAVFYDGRRVLGGAFIASQRGIGLVILENEGF